The genomic region TTACGACGATCTGTATGTCTACCCAACCTGCCAGTATGATTTCCAGAGCCAGGCTTCAGTTCAGGCCGGCTTCCAGGCTCCCCGCGAGTATAAAACAACTGTGGTGATCTTTCCCTGGGATCATCAAAGGCACGAAGATCATCACTGGAGCTGGGACTGGCGCTGGGACGACAGGCATGACAGGAGAGATGATCATCACGGACGGCACTAGTGATCCGTTACATTTGAATTTACCAATCGCGATTTCGCGTAATGCTGCAGTAGCAGCATTTTCAAAGTTAACCATTATGAAATTCAAATGATACGGCGCACTAGTATTTCTGCAGCCCTTCGGGTATAAAGGCTTTGGTGAAGTTCAGGAAACCATCGGCTGAGTTGGACAGCTGACGGATTCTCTTGTCGACAGCGACGATTTTCTCTTCCGAAAACAGGAAAATCATCGGCTGGTCCTGATGCAGGATGGCGTGCAGCTGGTGACACAGTTTCTCCTGCACACTGCGGTCCGTGGACGAGCGGTATTCTTCGAGCAGCCTGTCCGCTTCAGGATTGCTGTAGCCGATAGTATTCAGCCCCTTCAGTTTCTTTTCCTTGTCCGGAATCATTGAAGAATGCCAGAAAGAATACGGATCGACGTGCGGGCCATAAAAAAAGCCCAACAGGGCCGCATCCAGCTGGCGGTTATTGAGACGGTCCGAGAAATCCCCCCATTCGAGACGTTCGATCCTGACATCCACACCTATTTCCTGCAGGCATTTCTGGATCTGCAGGGCGACCAGGCGCCGGATCTCATTGCCGTTGTTGGTACTGATCGTGAAACTGAATCTGCGACCTTCACGCTCCAGAATTCCATCACTTGCCGGCCTGTAACCAGCCTGCGAAAGAAGCGTGACTGCTTCAGAAGTGGAATAGGGCCAGGGCATTATGCCACGGTCATAAGCCCAGTAGTCCGGCGGGAACGGACCGCTGATCTGTTTGCCGTAGCCGTACAGGACGTCGTCGATGATGGCCTGGCGATTCACGGCCATGGTCAGGGCGCGCCGCACCAGCCTGTCTGAAAAGAGCGGATTGTCCAGGTTGAATCCCAGGAAAGTATAATCCAGGGAGAAAAAACGCTGGATATTGTATCTGGTTTTGAATTCGGTTTCATCAGCGTGCTTCAGGTACTGGTCCGGCGTCAGCCTGAGTATGTCGATGTCTCCCCTGAGGAGCCCGAGATACGCCATCGAAGGGTCAGGGATGACAGTGCAGATGTAATTGTCGATGAAAGGCCTGCCTGTAAAATAATCGCTATTGGCCTTGAGAATGATTTTCTCCTGCGGGACCCATTCCACGAACCTGAACGGTCCTGTGCCGACTGGTTGCCTGTTGTAACTGGATTCCGCCAGATTTCCCCCCTGGTATAAATGCCTGGGCAGGATTTGAAACAGCCAGCATTTCAGATAGGAGGAAGTGATTTTCTTGTACCTGGCCCTGAGCGTGAACGGATCGATTATTTCAAGAGTATCGACTTCATCCAGAGTGGAGCTCAGGCCGATCGGGGTGACCGTATGCAGCAGCAAGTCATAGGTGAATTTCACGTCTTCAGCCGAAAAGGGCACACCGTCATGCCATTTTATCCCCTGATGCAGGTGGATGATCAGCTCCCGGCTGTCCTGACCTTGTTCCCAGCTCTCGGCAAGATCGCCCTTGATCTGCAGTTTTTCGTCAAGGACCACCAGCGAATCGAACACCATTTCTATAATGCTGAGGGAAAACCTATCGTTGTACAGAAGCGGATTCAGAGTCATCGCATCTGCGATCGAGGAATCGACGATGGTGTCCCCGTAGGATGGCGAGTCGACGAATGATTCCATGGTATTCGCACTTGCCGGATGAGATGCAGGTTTACCTCCGCAGCCGGAAATGAACGCAAAGGACGTCAGTAAAAGCCAGGCTGCAGTTAACGTGCGCATATTGAGAGGTCCCTTCCCTGAGAGGCATTATTTACAAAGTTTACCTGAACCCTGGAAAAAGTAAAGAAAATCGAAAAAATGCATATTTTACTGATTTTTAGCAGAAAAAACCAGCATTCGCTGAATTTACTTGATCCTGGCCGAAATTCCGGATATAATGAAAGAGTATAGTAGTATATGTGGGGAGGATAGAGTATGAATAAGATCAATTTTTTCACAAGATTCCTTTTTTTCATTCTGATTGTTTTCATTGCAGGCTCTCTATTTGCCGGTACCAATGAGCAATTCAAGCTTACCGCCTCAGACAGATCAACGATCTATAACGGGGCGCAGCAGGCAGCCGCTGAATACGGCGATAAATTCAAAGTATCTGTTGCGGCTATCCCGAGTCGCTGGTATATCAGTGATCTCAAGTTTCCTGCCCTCAATGAAAATCAGAAGCAGCTGGTGCGTGATTTTTCTGCCACAGGGTATGTGCGGAGCAGGGGAGCCAACAGACTGCCTGCCAAATGGGACTGGCGGG from Candidatus Wallbacteria bacterium harbors:
- a CDS encoding peptide-binding protein, with product MRTLTAAWLLLTSFAFISGCGGKPASHPASANTMESFVDSPSYGDTIVDSSIADAMTLNPLLYNDRFSLSIIEMVFDSLVVLDEKLQIKGDLAESWEQGQDSRELIIHLHQGIKWHDGVPFSAEDVKFTYDLLLHTVTPIGLSSTLDEVDTLEIIDPFTLRARYKKITSSYLKCWLFQILPRHLYQGGNLAESSYNRQPVGTGPFRFVEWVPQEKIILKANSDYFTGRPFIDNYICTVIPDPSMAYLGLLRGDIDILRLTPDQYLKHADETEFKTRYNIQRFFSLDYTFLGFNLDNPLFSDRLVRRALTMAVNRQAIIDDVLYGYGKQISGPFPPDYWAYDRGIMPWPYSTSEAVTLLSQAGYRPASDGILEREGRRFSFTISTNNGNEIRRLVALQIQKCLQEIGVDVRIERLEWGDFSDRLNNRQLDAALLGFFYGPHVDPYSFWHSSMIPDKEKKLKGLNTIGYSNPEADRLLEEYRSSTDRSVQEKLCHQLHAILHQDQPMIFLFSEEKIVAVDKRIRQLSNSADGFLNFTKAFIPEGLQKY